In Pectinophora gossypiella chromosome 1, ilPecGoss1.1, whole genome shotgun sequence, one genomic interval encodes:
- the LOC126369123 gene encoding cAMP-dependent protein kinase catalytic subunit alpha-like, with amino-acid sequence MQSSVRLDGYTEQQQQQYNLCLAQLKEEFTQRWGKTPKFTLDFSDLERVKTLGTGAFGRVLLMRHKKKENKYYAMKVLDKERIIKMKQVEHTLYEKRILEAIRFPFMVSMEFSFKDNSNIYFVMPFIQGGEMFTHLRRMRKFDEPLAKFYASQVVLALEYLHYCDLVYRDLKPENILIDRNGYLKITDFGFCKLLQGRTWTLCGTPEYLAPELILSKGYGFSVDWWSFGVLLFEMNAGYPPFYANEPMRTYEKIVAGKYRCPSNFTPDLRDLLRNILQVDITKRYGVMKNGILDYKNHRWFTGIEWELILNCRAPVPFVPKLKSPCDTGHFEHYAEDSIQPVSTCRYEYEFMDF; translated from the coding sequence ATGCAAAGCAGCGTCAGACTCGATGGCTACACAGAACAACAACAGCAACAATACAACCTATGCTTAGCTCAATTGAAAGAAGAGTTTACTCAAAGATGGGGAAAGACACCAAAGTTCACTCTCGATTTTTCAGATTTGGAGCGAGTGAAAACTCTTGGCACTGGCGCATTTGGTAGGGTGTTATTAATGAGACACAAGAAAAAAGAGAATAAATATTACGCCATGAAAGTTTTGGACAAAGAAAGAATCATTAAAATGAAACAAGTCGAACACACACTGTATGAGAAGCGCATTCTTGAAGCAATAAGGTTTCCATTTATGGTGTCAATGGAATTTAGTTTCAAGGATAACAGTAACATTTACTTTGTTATGCCTTTTATCCAAGGAGGTGAAATGTTCACGCATCTGCGGCGAATGAGAAAATTTGATGAACCTTTGGCAAAATTTTACGCCAGTCAAGTAGTTCTCGCGTTAGAATACTTGCATTACTGCGATCTGGTATACCGCGACTTGAAGCCTGAAAATATCTTGATCGATAGAAATGGTTACTTAAAAATTACTGATTTTGGATTTTGTAAATTGTTGCAAGGGAGAACGTGGACCCTGTGCGGAACTCCCGAGTATTTGGCACCCGAATTAATTCTAAGTAAAGGCTATGGATTTTCTGTAGACTGGTGGTCGTTCGGTGTGCTTTTGTTTGAAATGAATGCTGGTTATCCGCCCTTCTACGCCAATGAACCCATGAGGACGTATGAAAAAATTGTCGCTGGTAAATACAGGTGTCCTTCGAACTTTACTCCTGACCTGAGGGATCTCCTTCGGAATATTCTACAAGTTGATATCACTAAACGCTATGGTGTTATGAAAAATGGAATCTTGGATTACAAGAACCACAGGTGGTTTACTGGCATTGAATGGGAACTCATTCTGAACTGCCGAGCGCCAGTACCATTCGTGCCCAAATTGAAAAGTCCTTGTGACACTGGTCATTTTGAACACTACGCTGAAGACAGTATACAACCTGTATCTACTTGTCGTTATGAATATGAGTTTATGGACTTTtag
- the LOC126370913 gene encoding uncharacterized protein LOC126370913, with protein MQFEYDPDRLIEEVKKRPGIWNYEDVNYRTAVTRHELWNEVVRQLLQPNVKVNKSEMRELVLQLQKKWKSIKDSFIKYIQNPNRTKRPYIYCKQLQFLLKNESTAQETEGAVGGASSESDDGAKPRKQAWRSTKKRLQLVKDEEQTSEDDNDTDYQEPSVSYSNDEGDSLPLKIPRNSKTVDEFAFANVDSKSVDLEDADKMFLLSLLPHLKSIPEELRLNAKMELLQVLRNANFNCNGRLPADDRIGI; from the exons ATGCAGTTCGAATACGACCCAGATCGGCTCATAGAGGAAGTAAAGAAGCGACCTGGGATATGGAACTATGAGGATGTGAACTATAGAACAGCGGTTACAAGACACGAGTTGTGGAACGAGGTGGTCCGCCAGTTACTACAGCCGAACGTGAAGGTCAACAAGAGCGAAATGCGGGAACTCG TTCTCCAGCTTCAGAAGAAATGGAAGAGCATAAAAGACTCGTTTATAAAGTACATTCAGAATCCTAACAGGACGAAGCGGCCATACATTTATTGTAAACAACTACAATTCCTACTTAAAAACGAGAGTACGGCACAAGAAACTGAGGGGGCAGTGGGAGGGGCATCTAGCGAATCAGACGACGGAGCAAAACCTAGGAAACAAGCATGGAGATCCACTAAGAAAAGGTTACAACTGGTTAAAGATGAGGAACAAACATCTGAAGACGATAATGACACCGATTACCAAGAACCCTCAGTCTCATACTCAAATGACGAAGGGGACAGTTTGCCATTGAAAATCCCTAGAAATAGCAAAACTGTGGACGAATTCGCTTTTGCCAATGTTGATTCAAAAAGTGTAGATCTAGAAGATGCTGACAAAATGTTCCTTTTATCATTGCTGCCTCATTTGAAATCGATTCCTGAAGAGCTCCGACTAAATGCTAAAATGGAACTTCTGCAAGTGCTGAGAAATGCTAATTTTAATTGCAACGGACGGTTGCCTGCTGATGATAGGATAGGAATTTAG